In Terriglobales bacterium, the sequence CCTTCTTGCTCAATTCCTGGAAGGTGATCAGCTTCACAAAGTCGAAGACGCTCAGGCCGCCGCGGTACCGTGCGGCGCCGGCGGTAGGCAGCACGTGATTCGGGCCGGAAGCGTAATCGCCGGCCGCCTGCGGCGAGAAATCGCCGATGAAGATTGACCCCGCGTTGGTCACGAGCTCTGCGTTTTCGCGGCTCACGGTGATGTGCTCGGGCGCGATGCGGTTTGCCCACTCCATGGCTTGCGCCCGCGAACCCGCCAGCAGCGCGACTCCATTGGCTCGCAGCGATTCTTGGGCGATCGGATTCTCGGCCGCAAGGCTCGCGGTCTGCTCCGCCACGGAGTGCGCCAGCTTGAGATTCGTGCTGATGAATACTGCCAGAGCTTCCGGATCGTGCTCCGCCTGCGCCACCAGGTCGGCAGCGATGAAGCGCGCATCGCCTTCATCGGCGACAATCACCACCTCGGTCGGGCCCGCCAGCATGTCGATCGCGCAATCGAAGGCGACCAGCTTCTTGGCCGCGGTCACGTAGAGATTCCCGGGGCCGACGACCTTGTCCACACGCGGCACGCTCTTGGTGCCGTAGGCCAGGGCGGCGATCGCCTGCGCCCCGCCGGTGCGGTAGAACTCCCTCACGCCGAGCATCGCTGCCGCAGCCAGCGTCTCCGGCCGAGGATTGGGCGAAACCACCCGGATCTCATGCACGCCCGCGACCTGCGCCGGTATCACGGTCATCAGCAGCGTGGAAGGCAGCGGATAGCGCCCGCCGGGAACGTAGCACCCGACCGAATCCAACGGACGGACGACCTGTCCCACCGCGACCCCGTCCGCTTCGCGCCGCCAAGGCTGCGGCCTCTGCCACTCGCAGAAGCGGCAGATGTTGGCCGCCGCCTTCTCCAGCGCCCGGCGAAACTCGAACGAGACCGAGTCCAAGGCCTGCTTCATCTCCGCCGCCGGGACGCGCAGTGCCTGCCTCGTCCGCAATCCGTCCCAGCGCTCGGCGTAGCGGCGCAGGGCGCGGTCGCCGGTCTTGCGCACATCTTCCACGATCTTTCGTACCCGGGGTTCGACCTGGTCCAGTTGGCTGCCGCGGCGCTCGAGTGCCACCACCCGCTTCTCCGCTGCCCGGCCTGTCAGGATGCGCAGCATCACAGCACCACCTTGTTCAGCGGATACTCGACGATCCCAGTCGCATTCGCCGCTTTCAGCTTGGGGATCAGCTTCCAGGCCAGCGCTTCATCGATGATGGTGTTCACCGCCACCCACTCGGGGTCGCTCAGGGTCGCGATGGTCGGGCTGTTCAGCGCCGGCAGCACCGCGATCACCTGCTCCAGATCGGCCTTGCGTACGTTCAGCATCAGGCCCACCCGGCCCTGGGCGTCAATGGCGCCACGCAGCATCAGCGCCAGGTTCTCGATCTTTTGCCGCTTGCTGGACTCCTTCCACGCTTTCTTGTTGGCGATGATCTGGGTGTTGGATTCGAGCACGGTGTCGATGATGCGTAGCCGGTTGGCTCGGAGCGACGACCCGGTCTCAGTGACCTCGACGATGGCGTCGGCCAGCACCGGCGGCTTGACCTCCGTGGCGCCCCAGCTGAATTCCACCTGTACGGGCACGGCCTTCGCCGCGAAATAATCTTTCGTGACATTCACCAGCTCGGTGGCGATGATCCGGCCCTTGAGGTCCTCGGCGCGCTTGTAAGCCGAATCTTCCGGCACGGCCAGCACCCAGCGCACTTTGCCCCGGCTCTGCTTGGCGTAAATCAGATCGGTGACGGCGATGACCTCGAGCCCGCTCTCCTTCACCCAGTCCAGACCCGTGAGCCCGGCGTCGAGTGCGCCGTGCTCGACGTAGCGCGCCATCTCCTGCGCCCGGATGAGCATGCACTCAATCTCCGGGTCGTCGGTGGTCGCCGAGTACGACCGCCCATTCGTGTAAACCTTTAAGCCTGCCGTCGCAAATAGCTGCAGCGTGGACTCTTGCAGGCTGCCTTTGGGGACGCCGAGACGCAGCTTCACCGGCCACCTCCGTTGAGCGGCAGGGGGCGCGTGAAGCAGGAGCGCGTGCCCTCGTGGCAGACCACGCCCTTGCCCTCCACCCGCACGCGCAGTAGCACGGTGTCGTGGTCGCAATCGGTGGCGGCGGAGACGACCCGCAGGCGGTTGCCGCTGGTCTCACCCTTCACCCAAAGCCCCTTGCGCGTACGGCTGAAGAAGGTCCCATAGCCGGTGCTGAGGGTCCGCTCGTACGCCTCGCGGTTCATGAAGCCGAGCATGAGCACCTCGCCGGTCGCCTCGTCCTGCACGATGGCCGGCGCCAGCCCCTGCATCTTGTCGAAGTCGATGGTGGACATCACCCGTTCCTTTCCCCAAAAACACAAAACCCGCTGCGCTTTTCGCGTCAGCGGGTTCGAACTTTATGAGTGCCGTCTTAGCCTAGGACCGCACCTCCGCTGACACGCTCGCCGCGTGGTGATGGTGGTGATGGCGATGGGTCAGCGTCTTCATTGCCCGTTCAGGGTAGCCGCGGGGGCAGGTGAAGTCAAAGGAAATTTGTCACTCTACCTTGTGACGCATGTCACGCCGCAGCGAAGGGGCATGCCCGCGCATCCATGTAGTTGGCAAGAGGTACGGGCTGGCAGAGAATGCTGAGGCTCCGCCGGTAGGTGACTTACCCGGCCCAAGCTCCTACAATAGACAGTTCTTCGAGCATCGGAGAAGGAGAGTTCATATGGCCAAGCGCATTTATATCGCCGCCTACGACCAGTCGAAGTTCGGCAAGCTGATGGCGCTCACCGTCCCGCAGATCCTGCGCAACGCGGTCGAGTCCGTCTGCCGCAAGATCAGCGTCCAACCTTCGGTCATCGACGTCGGCTCGGTGGGCGCCGCCTGCGGCTTCACCCTCAACGAGCAGGGCCTGCTCTCCGGCCTGATGGCCATGGTGCCCGGCCTCGAAGGCAAGCCCATCGAAGCCGTCGAGAACGCCTGCGCCTCCGGCGGCCAGGCCATCCTCTCCACCATCTACAAAATGCAGTTCGGGCTGGGCGACGTGGGCCTGGCAGTCGGTTACGAGAAGATGCGCGACAACGAAGGCAAGATGGACGGCAAGCTGGTGGGCAAGGTGCTCGGCTACTTCTCCCATCCCGACGAGCGTGAGGGCAAGACCTTCGTCTTCCCTCACCTGTTCGCCGAGGTCATGCGCGATTACATCAAGACCTGGGGCTCGAGCGAGGAGGAGCTGGCGCAGATCGCGGTCGCCGAGTACGGCAACGCCAAGTACAACTCCTGCGCCCAGATGAACAAGGTGCAGATCACGCTCGACCAGGCGATGAAGATCGAGGGCATCAACCGCTACGTGGTGGACGGCCTGCCGCTGAAGACCTACGACTGCTCGCAGATCACCGACGGCTATGCCGCCATGATCCTGGCCACCGAGGAGGGCCTGAAGAAGCTCGGTGTCCCCAAGGCGGAGTGCGTGGAGATCGCCGGCTACGCCCAGGCTACCGATCCGCTGAAGAAGGAAGGTCGCGACGTCCTGAAGGCTGCGGGCGCCTACCGCGCCATGAATAAGGCCTACGAGATGGCCGGCGCCAAGCCTGCCGACGTCAACGTCGCCGAGGTCCACGACTGCTTCACCGTCATGGGCGCCATCGGGACCGAGGTCATCGGCAAGGCGCAGCCCGGCAAGGGCGCGAAGTACTGGGTGGAAGGCAAGGCCAACGTGGGCGGCGAGTGCGCCATCAACACCTCCGGCGGGCTGATCGCCAAGGGACATCCGGTGGGCGCCACCGGCGTGGCCATGGTGGGCTGGGCAGCACAGCAATTGCTCGGGCGCGCTCCGCAGGAGCTCCAGCAGAAGGACCCGAAGCTGGCCGCGACGTTTAACATCGGCGGCCCCATCTGCGCCTCGGTGTGCACGGTGCTGCGCAGGGCTAGCGCCTAGAGATCAGTGTCATCCCGAGTGGGCTTTAGCCCCGAGGGACCTGCTTCTCCTGCAAGAGAAAAGCAGGTCCCTCACGGCTGAAGCCGTTCGGGATGACACCAAAAGAGAAAATGCGCCGCGAAAGCGGCGCATTTCTTCTTTGCGTCCAAGTGCCTACCGTGTGTGTGTGATTTCCAATATCTTTCCGTCGCTGCGCCGAATCTTCGCCTCGGCTACTCCACCGTTGCATCGTCCTGCTTCGCAAATGCGCCGACCTTTACCGTCTGGGCAGCACAACGTGCCGTACACATGCCAGACCTCGCCGTCTAGCACGGCCCTAAGCGGCTTCTCATTTTCGATTTGCTTCTTTCCGTATATCTTGACGAGGGCAGGTTCGGCAATTTTGATGGCGGTTGCCTCATCCGGCACGCTTACATCACTTGGACTCGGGGCGGTCTGTGCCGCTACGATTAGCGCAAAGGACAGGAGTAACGCGAAAGTTACGGCTTTCATAAAGACAACCTGAGAACCCGGAAGCAGCGGCCCTACTGCTGCTCTTCCCCCTTCTGCTTCACCCGCACCACCACGATCTTGGAGAACCCTTCAGAGAAGCTCGGGGGCTTCAGCTTGGCGGCCATGCGCCGCATGACGTCCTCCGGGACCATCCGCTCCCGCCGGCGGTTGCGTTCCATGCACGTTTCGATGGGCACATCGAAGAACACCGCCTGCACCTCGTAGCCGAAGCCGCGCGCCATGTGGATCCACTGCTTGCGCTCCTTCGGATTCAGGTTGGTGGCGTCCACATAGTTCCAGGGCATGCGCGCCACCAGGCGCGCGCGCAGCAGCGAACGCAGGGTGGAGAACACCAGTCCCTGGTAGCGCTGCTCCTCGATGTCGTCGAAGAGCATGGTGCGCAGCAGGTCGCTGGAGAGCGGGGTCACGCCGCGGCGCTTGAACCAGGTGGTCTTGCCCGACCCGGGCAGGCCGATGGCCAGGATGACCACGCCCTTGGGCTTCTTCTTGGGTTGGGCGCCCATGGCGGCGGCAGGCGCGGCCGGGGGCATGGCCGGGGTCTCCGGCTGGGTCTCGACCTCGAACTTCTGCTCGCCCCGGCTGACCTCGGCGGACTTCCGCTCCTTCTCGAAGGCGTCGATATAGCTAGGCTGGAGGGGGGGTGGATTCCCCTGTTGCGGAGCTTCTTTTTCCTGGCCCACCTTTCCGGTGGACTCGGTGTCCGACGGCACGCCCTTGCGCTTCCGCCGGCGCAGGCGGTCTCTCATCCACTTACGCATATGCGAGGCTTGTAACACAAACCCCCGGCGCTCAGCAATCTCACCCGCGATTGCGCCTGCTTACCCCCGGTGTTAGCATTTTGAGTTTCGAAGTGGGCTTCATAACTCATCTGTATCATCGCCGGGAGGCGCTTATGGCAATCAATGTCGGTATCAACGGATTCGGCCGCATCGGACGCAACATCCTGCGCACCGCCCTCAACGACAGCAACCTGGACTTCGTGGCCGTCAACGACCTGACCGACGCCAAGACCCTCGCCCACCTGCTGAAATACGATTCCGTGCTCGGCAACCTGCCCAACAAGGTCTCCCACGGAGCGGACTACATCGAGGTGGACGGCAAGCGATTCAAAGTGTTCGCCGAGAAAGATCCGGCCAAACTGGATTGGAAATCGGTGGGCGCCCAGGTGGTGGTCGAGTCCACCGGCCGCTTCACCGAGGCCGACAAGGCCAAGGCCCACCTGCACGACACGGTGAAGAAGGTCATCATCTCCGCCCCCGCCAAGGGCGAGGACCTCACGGTCGTGCTCGGGGTCAACGAGGACAAATACGACCCCGCCAAGCACCACATCATCTCTAATGCTTCCTGCACCACCAATTGCCTGGCCCCGATCGCCAAAGTGGTGCACGACAACTTCACCATCCAGTCGGGCACCATGACCACCATCCACTCCTACACCAACGACCAGGTCATCCTCGACTTCCCACACAAGGACCTGCGCCGCGCCCGTGCCGCCGCCCTCTCCATGATCCCGACCTCGACCGGCGCCGCCAAGGCCATCCACCTGGTGATCCCCGACCTGAAGGGAAAGCTGGACGGCTTCGCCATGCGCGTGCCCACGCCCAACGTCTCGGTGGTGGACCTGGTCACCTTCGTGGAAAAGAAGACCACGGTCGAAGAGGTGAATGCGGCCATGAAGAAGGCCAGCGAGTCGGGCCGGCTGGCCAAGTACCTGGGCTACGAGGAGAACGAGCTGGTCTCCATGGATTTCCGTCACGACTCGCGCTCCTCCATCGTGGACGCGCCGCTGACCCGCGTGGTCGCCGGCAACTGCGTGAAGGTGATCTCCTGGTACGACAACGAGTGGGGCTATTCCTGCCGGGTGCGCGACCTCATCAATTTCCTCGGCAGCAAGGGCCTTTAGACGGATCGGGCGATCCGGCCATCTTTGCCATCGAGCCAAGTTTCGGATCGCCCAACTTTCTTTCCACTTGTTCAGTTGGCTCGATGGCCCGATGGCTCGCTCCATGAATAAGCTCTCGATCAAAGACCTCGACCTGAACGGCAAGCGCGTCTTCATGCGGGTGGATTTCAATGTCCCGCTCGATGAACACGGTAGCGTCACCGACGACACCCGCATCCGCGAGACCCTGCCCAGCATCGAGTACGCCCTGAAGCACGGGGCGCGTCTGATCCTGGCCTCGCACCTGGGCCGCCCCAAGGGCAAGCCGAATCCGAAGATGACCCTCAAGCCGGCCGGCGAACGCCTGCGCATCCTGCTAGACGAGAAGCTGGGGCGCGGCGCCAATGTCGGCTTCTCGCCCGACTGCGTCGGCGACCAGGCCAAGGAGCTGGCCTCGCGCCTGGAGAAGCACCAGACGCTGCTCCTGGAGAACCTCCGCTTCCACCCCGAAGAGGAAGCCAACGACGAAAAGTTCTCCAAGCAACTGGCGGAGCTCTGCGACCTGTACGTGAATGACGCTTTTGGCTCCGCCCATCGCGCCCACGCCTCCACCGCCGGCATCACCAGGTTCGTGAAGAAGAACGCCGCCGGCCTGCTGATGGAGAAGGAGCTCACTTATCTTGGCAAGGCCCTCCACAATCCAGCGGAGCCATTCGTGGCCATCCTGGGCGGGGCCAAGGTCAGCGACAAGATCGCCGTCATCCAGAACCTGCTGCACAAGGTGAACACGCTGCTGATCGGCGGCGGCATGGCCTACACCTTCCTGAAGTCGCAGGGCGCCAAGGTAGGTAAGTCGCTGGTCGAGGACGATAAGCTCGACCTGGCCAAGCGGCTGCTCTCCGACGCCAAGTCGCGTGGGGTGAAGCTGCTGCTCCCGGTGGACCACGTGGTCGCCACCAGCATGTCTGCCGATGCCCAGACCAAGATCGTGCCCGCCGACCATGCCCTGGGCGACGACCAGATGGCGCTCGACATCGGCCCCAAGACCGTCGCGCTGTTCGCCGCCGAGATCGACCGCGCCCGCACCATCGTGTGGAACGGGCCGATGGGCGTCTTTGAGATGGCGCCCTTCGCCCACGGCACGGTGAAGATCGCCCAGGCGGTAGCCGCCAACCGTGCCGCCACCTCGATCATCGGCGGTGGCGATTCGGTGGCTGCGGTGCAACAGGCCGGTGTCGCCGATAAGATCACCCACATCTCCACCGGCGGCGGCGCCTCGCTGGAGTTCCTGGAGGGCAAAAAGCTGCCGGGAGTAGAAGCGCTAACGGACAAATGACGCCGCTTGGCGGGGCGTCTGAGCCCCGCCGGCGTCATCCTGAGGGGGCTTTGGCCCCGAAGGATCTCGCGTGCACTATGCGAATCACCATCACTCCAACCCGCGCCATTGAGCTCGTCCAGGGCGACATCACCCGCGAGAGTGTGGACGCCATCGTGAACGCCGCCAATCCCGACCTGCTTCCCGGGGGCGGGGTTTGCGGCGCCATCCATCGGGCCGGCGGACCGGAGATCGCCGAGGAATGCCGCCGCATTCGCCAGGAGAAGGGCCCGGTACGGACCGGCAGCGCAGTCGCCACCATGGGCGGAAAGTTGTCCCGGCACGTGATCCATGCCGTCGGGCCGGTGTGGCAAGGCGGACGGCAGGGCGAGCCCGAAGCCCTGGCCGGCTGCTATCGCCAGTCTCTCCGCATCGCCGACGGCCTCAAGCTCCAGAGCATTGCCTTTCCCGCCATCTCCACCGGCATCTTCGGCTATCCGGTGGCGGAGGCGGCGGAGATCGCGCTGAAGGCGGTCGCCGACTCGCTTCCTGCTCTCCAATACGTCGAACGAGTGCGCTTCGTCCTCTTCGACCAGTCCACATTCGATGCCTTCATTGCCGCGGCCCGGCGTGTTCCGGCCGCTTCCTAGGATCGCGAATGCCAAGAAAGAAATTGATCGCCGCCAACTGGAAGATGTACAAGACCCCCGACCAAGCCCGCGAGTTCGTCCGCGCCTTCCTGCCGATGGTGGCGGGCCACGACCGGGACGAGATCGTCCTCTGCCCGCCCTTTGTGGACATCGCCGCGGTGGCCGAAGCCGTCAAGGGCTCAGACGTCGCGGTGGGTGCGCAGAAC encodes:
- the hisD gene encoding histidinol dehydrogenase, whose translation is MLRILTGRAAEKRVVALERRGSQLDQVEPRVRKIVEDVRKTGDRALRRYAERWDGLRTRQALRVPAAEMKQALDSVSFEFRRALEKAAANICRFCEWQRPQPWRREADGVAVGQVVRPLDSVGCYVPGGRYPLPSTLLMTVIPAQVAGVHEIRVVSPNPRPETLAAAAMLGVREFYRTGGAQAIAALAYGTKSVPRVDKVVGPGNLYVTAAKKLVAFDCAIDMLAGPTEVVIVADEGDARFIAADLVAQAEHDPEALAVFISTNLKLAHSVAEQTASLAAENPIAQESLRANGVALLAGSRAQAMEWANRIAPEHITVSRENAELVTNAGSIFIGDFSPQAAGDYASGPNHVLPTAGAARYRGGLSVFDFVKLITFQELSKKGVAGIAPVVVPLAEAEGLRAHAESVRLRCAHA
- the hisG gene encoding ATP phosphoribosyltransferase produces the protein MKLRLGVPKGSLQESTLQLFATAGLKVYTNGRSYSATTDDPEIECMLIRAQEMARYVEHGALDAGLTGLDWVKESGLEVIAVTDLIYAKQSRGKVRWVLAVPEDSAYKRAEDLKGRIIATELVNVTKDYFAAKAVPVQVEFSWGATEVKPPVLADAIVEVTETGSSLRANRLRIIDTVLESNTQIIANKKAWKESSKRQKIENLALMLRGAIDAQGRVGLMLNVRKADLEQVIAVLPALNSPTIATLSDPEWVAVNTIIDEALAWKLIPKLKAANATGIVEYPLNKVVL
- the hisI gene encoding phosphoribosyl-AMP cyclohydrolase — its product is MSTIDFDKMQGLAPAIVQDEATGEVLMLGFMNREAYERTLSTGYGTFFSRTRKGLWVKGETSGNRLRVVSAATDCDHDTVLLRVRVEGKGVVCHEGTRSCFTRPLPLNGGGR
- a CDS encoding thiolase family protein, translated to MAKRIYIAAYDQSKFGKLMALTVPQILRNAVESVCRKISVQPSVIDVGSVGAACGFTLNEQGLLSGLMAMVPGLEGKPIEAVENACASGGQAILSTIYKMQFGLGDVGLAVGYEKMRDNEGKMDGKLVGKVLGYFSHPDEREGKTFVFPHLFAEVMRDYIKTWGSSEEELAQIAVAEYGNAKYNSCAQMNKVQITLDQAMKIEGINRYVVDGLPLKTYDCSQITDGYAAMILATEEGLKKLGVPKAECVEIAGYAQATDPLKKEGRDVLKAAGAYRAMNKAYEMAGAKPADVNVAEVHDCFTVMGAIGTEVIGKAQPGKGAKYWVEGKANVGGECAINTSGGLIAKGHPVGATGVAMVGWAAQQLLGRAPQELQQKDPKLAATFNIGGPICASVCTVLRRASA
- a CDS encoding ATP-binding protein translates to MRDRLRRRKRKGVPSDTESTGKVGQEKEAPQQGNPPPLQPSYIDAFEKERKSAEVSRGEQKFEVETQPETPAMPPAAPAAAMGAQPKKKPKGVVILAIGLPGSGKTTWFKRRGVTPLSSDLLRTMLFDDIEEQRYQGLVFSTLRSLLRARLVARMPWNYVDATNLNPKERKQWIHMARGFGYEVQAVFFDVPIETCMERNRRRERMVPEDVMRRMAAKLKPPSFSEGFSKIVVVRVKQKGEEQQ
- the gap gene encoding type I glyceraldehyde-3-phosphate dehydrogenase, whose translation is MAINVGINGFGRIGRNILRTALNDSNLDFVAVNDLTDAKTLAHLLKYDSVLGNLPNKVSHGADYIEVDGKRFKVFAEKDPAKLDWKSVGAQVVVESTGRFTEADKAKAHLHDTVKKVIISAPAKGEDLTVVLGVNEDKYDPAKHHIISNASCTTNCLAPIAKVVHDNFTIQSGTMTTIHSYTNDQVILDFPHKDLRRARAAALSMIPTSTGAAKAIHLVIPDLKGKLDGFAMRVPTPNVSVVDLVTFVEKKTTVEEVNAAMKKASESGRLAKYLGYEENELVSMDFRHDSRSSIVDAPLTRVVAGNCVKVISWYDNEWGYSCRVRDLINFLGSKGL
- a CDS encoding phosphoglycerate kinase; translated protein: MNKLSIKDLDLNGKRVFMRVDFNVPLDEHGSVTDDTRIRETLPSIEYALKHGARLILASHLGRPKGKPNPKMTLKPAGERLRILLDEKLGRGANVGFSPDCVGDQAKELASRLEKHQTLLLENLRFHPEEEANDEKFSKQLAELCDLYVNDAFGSAHRAHASTAGITRFVKKNAAGLLMEKELTYLGKALHNPAEPFVAILGGAKVSDKIAVIQNLLHKVNTLLIGGGMAYTFLKSQGAKVGKSLVEDDKLDLAKRLLSDAKSRGVKLLLPVDHVVATSMSADAQTKIVPADHALGDDQMALDIGPKTVALFAAEIDRARTIVWNGPMGVFEMAPFAHGTVKIAQAVAANRAATSIIGGGDSVAAVQQAGVADKITHISTGGGASLEFLEGKKLPGVEALTDK
- a CDS encoding O-acetyl-ADP-ribose deacetylase, producing the protein MRITITPTRAIELVQGDITRESVDAIVNAANPDLLPGGGVCGAIHRAGGPEIAEECRRIRQEKGPVRTGSAVATMGGKLSRHVIHAVGPVWQGGRQGEPEALAGCYRQSLRIADGLKLQSIAFPAISTGIFGYPVAEAAEIALKAVADSLPALQYVERVRFVLFDQSTFDAFIAAARRVPAAS